In Scleropages formosus chromosome 6, fSclFor1.1, whole genome shotgun sequence, the genomic stretch AAAGATTTAACTTTATGTAAAAAGTAGAACCTcctaaaataaaacagcaagaaTTAAATCTTTGGACTCTGCATCCATAAAACAACTAAaagtgcttaaaaataaatactgaaatgtgagaaagaacagcagaaagTAAATGAACACTGAAGGGGTAAGTCCAACCAGTTCCAGCATTACTCATCATTAAAACTCTGGCATTAACTGCCTCTTATTAATATTATGAATTAAACAACAGAGTAGCTGATGGAAGAACGGATTACCGAGTGCCAAGAATTAGAAGTACTGATACATAACAACATTCCTGCTTCTGTTCCCTGGATCATGGTCCTTCCTTtctcagtaaaaattgcccagctcttcAAAGGAGTAAAatgatgacatttattcattcagctgacacttttctctaaagcaacttacaattatctacccatttatacacttgggtaattttaccagaacagtgcaacttgctcaagggtactacagctggagggagagtcaaacctacaacctccaaaggtccaaaggcagcagcgctaaccactacactgcctgctctctatcagtttttttaattaagcttaacattgcaaagtCACCTTCAAAAAGGCAATACCTAGATGAATGgttataataacaacaatggTTGAAATAGATTCCCACAACTGGCAACATTAACAACAGATGTGGACATGAGGGAGAAACAGGCCCTTGCTGTGGACACCTTGTTGATGGAGACTGTCTCCACTGCCCAGCGCAGGGACACAAGGTGCATCGGGACACGCAGACATCTCCACCTGGACATCCGTCCAAACTccggaaaacaaagaaatctgacaaagggagaaaaaaggtaaatgatGTCAATGGATTGGGACATGAGTCTCTCGTCACTGTTATTCACTTCAGTCCTTCCATTTATCGAGGCAACAACAGGCACATTTTCACAAGCATAACTTCCACTTAGTGATGTGTTAAAAATATCAAACTTCAACCCTGGACAcattattatatacaatatacaaaatacactgtacagttatttttactggaggcaGACATacaattcatttcatttccatgaTTTACGTGATTTACCATTCGTTTCACAACACAAGATTTATAATACGTCAGGGAGGATGTCTAGAAATGTTGAGCTCAGaatgacaaatttttttttaaaaactgaatagtTTACTTTAGGAAATGCGTTACTACTCACTAAGCCTACTCAGTGTAATTATGTGTTATGTGTAGTGGAAAAAGACTGAAGGTAAGACTTTCGTAAGCATCAGCCAGTTATTTAAGGCGACAAACAAGGACTTCTTCAGAGCACAAATACATGGAAACAAATGCACATGAAAGTTTACTTCTTCACACACCAGAGGTATAGCAAGTAGCTGTTTTTAATcaaagagaaaatacagtttaccTCCGCTCAGCGCGCGCTTTCCGGCTGAAAGGGAAGCTCCATAAGTCTCAGAGCACAGGGGAAAGatttcactaaaaaaaaaaaacccataataTAAAACACCGGAAACCTTGGTTTTATTCATAcgttttcaatttatttatttttaaatttttacattaatattagaAGTAAATCTATTTCATCAGattaaacaatacattttcGAAAAGTTCGcgatttatttttcatgacaCCCCCAATCAAACAATATATTGGTTGCGTCCGGATGACGACATTCTACGTCGGCGTTTTAGTTTAGCGGTGTTGACGTTTACTATAAGTTTGTGTAGCGGTGCTGAGTTGAATCAATTGACGAAACCTCTTTGTTTTCTATAACTATATATACgaattaaatttttcagatcacagagaaaaattgtttattttttctcggTGGGCTGGGACTGTCGGCATTAAATGcaggacacatttatttatttagcagacgcttttctgaaAACTAAGCGACTCCGGACTCGCCCTCAGCGTTAGTCTCAGACttttaaatcagtattttttttaaaaaataattttaaaacacgCGGTGATTCCCAGTGTCGCTCTAAGTAATGTCTATTCGGTgtaaagtaaatgcaaaatCTTTATATCCAGTCACTGGACCAGTGTGCCAAAGTGGAACGTGAAAGGCTTGCAACACATCATTTTGTTGATCATACATTAATAGAGCtgcaaaatttgtgtttttcatattatttaaataaagaatgcataacacaaacaaccaaacatcGTCGAAAGCTGATTACCACTATTTTTAAGAGTTTGTTCATCTCCTGGgaagattttatttttggttaaGTACCACGGTTATTTATTATGGTCAAATACCATACTGTATAGGATTTAGCTGAAAGACCTCTGAAATCTTATACGTGACATGTACATGATTACTTGAGTTAAGAAAACATTGTAGCTGAACCCACAAGCGAAGCTACTTTAATCGGTAAAGTGTTTAGTATGAATTATcattgtatttacagtatgacTTTTAATTTTGTGAGTATATTGGGAGTATGGAAACAGTAGGCCTATCGTGATCTGATGCAACGAGAAGGTCTAAGATTATGAAATTAGTTGTAACACCGACAAGAGGCGTGCAACACCAATGCAATAGAGGAAACGCCACACCTTTCGGTTTACTAtaacactgtcactgtgtcgTGTGCTGTAGTAATAAAGTACTTTCACTCATAAATCCACACACAAGAGCTTACATCGTAACAAACAAAATAGCCATACTATGAGCTTGCGAAGGGCCACCCAGTGGTGTTGTGGTTAGTGGTGATCCCTAAGATACTGAGaagcaggttcgagtcccgtctTCTGCTGTGGCGCACTCGAGCAAATTACCCATGCAACGTTGTTCTACTAAAAATTGTCCAGCCGTGTAAATTGGTACCGTAGTAAGTCAAAGTGACCTCCCTCTctttggtcctcatcctcctcgacctgtctgcagcattcgacactgttaaccaccagattctactctcctctctcttAAACATCTTGGGATCAAAGAACAGCACcgagatggtttgagtcctacctatctgacagatcctaccaagtggtctggcagggctctcattcttctcaactggtgtgccgcagggcttggtactgggtcctcttctcttctcgatctatacctcctccctcggcccggtcatagcctcccatggattcaaataccgctggaatgctgatgatacccagctcttcctctcctttccatgtGGAGCGTTAGACATTTCCACGCGCCTTGCTGCCTGcatgtcggacatctctgcatggatgtctgatcaccacctacaactcaacctctaaagcacgaaggttctcagttctggctctgttatggtggaacgacctccccttctaactcagaactgctgaatctctgtccacatttaaaacgggtcttaaaacacacctcttcttccagactcactttgcacttgatctcttaagttcatgtatggtgtaaatgttcatgcatcataactttaaTATCATacctggataaacctttgcaCAGTTACTCCTatatgtaatgcaaatgtttatatgtatctcaaaaaaatattactaggaaggtgatcaggaatcgttgatatcctgatagggggtgcggtggcgcagtgggttggaccacagtcctgctctccggtgggtctggggtttgagtcccgcttggggtgccttgcgacggactggcgtcccgtcctgggtgtgtcccctccccctccagccttacgccctgagttgctgggttaggctccggttccccgtgaccccgtatgggacaagcggttctgaaaatgtgtgtgtgtgtgtgtgtgtgtgtgtgtgtgtgtgtgtgtgtgtgtgtgatatcctgataaagtttaatgcagctacttgtgtgtgctgaacattggtttatatggtggaaagaaactaactgtacttaagaaatCACGCGTTTGCAAGTATGTCTCCCTTCctgctaacgtaatgcacacatgtattttctatgagaagtacatcgctttggagaagagtgtctgctaaatgaataaatgttactgtaaagCATCAGATGCTGGttgtagattttttaaaaagtagggAAAATGATTGCATGTGAAAACGAACAGATCCAATCCAATGGAATCCAGTttctataaccgcttgtcccgagtggggtcgcggtgagccggaatCTATCGGAAACATTGGgaaaaaggctggaggggcggAGGGGttcaccctgtatgggacgccagtctatcgcaaggccaAACGCAAGCAGACACGTagagaacacgtaaactcctgagtgggatcgaacctacgtcctctcgcaccacctaggccAGGGGTGGGCAAACTTTTTGATTCAAGGGCCACACTggattttaaaatttgacagGCGGGCTGGGCCAGTAGCAGATGGGGGGGATGAACTAATATAAATTACAAGTGAAACCCATTAcctaaaaagtaaagaaaacttttattcagtttcagTGGGAACAGTGTTGTTGATGAacagcgccatctagtggaatCAACTGAAACGCAGGGTATTGCAGGAAAAAGGCGAAATGAATGCGGTCTTTAAGACAATTTTGTAAATACTCGTCGGGCCGGATTAAACAGCCCAGCGGGCCGTAGTTTGCCCACCACTGacctaggcgctgtgaggcagcagcgctgcgCACCGACCCACGTACCGCCCAAAACAAAGTATACCACTTTTTATTAATCAATTCTTAATTACCGCGAGAAAGCAAAAGGCTAATATTGACACCACATAAATAACTGTTGCAACAAGGCTGTAAAATTTCACTGTAAGCCAACCGCGTATACTGATTGGCCCGCGTTTTGACAGTTAGCCAATCACAAATTTACGTTGGGCATGCGCTACCGGCACGTGGTCCAATCAGGAGCAGCTAATCGCTTCCTTCCAGCGAATAGATTTTCAGCGAGATGGCTACTGACCAATGGCGGGAAACCACGATGATTTAGTGTTGTTTTATATAGACACCGCATCGCGCTTGTGTTGTTTATTTACAGTCATATGCAAAACGACAGAAGAGACAAAACAACAataaggaggaggaggaagaagaagaagaaaaaaaaaaaaaagaagggagtAATATAGTATAACTTCAAGTCAAATATATTTCTTCTCATTCATATTTAAGATGTCATTCATGAAGGTATGTTTATCTAAACCTCTTATTATCATTTAATTAGTTCTGATGTATGGTTTATCAGCATTTTTAGGAGCTTTTGATAATTACCTTTTGTCTTTGCCAAgttaaatttttcataattgaATTACagtaggggggcatggtggtgcagtggattggactgggtcctgctccagtagggctggggttcgagtcccgcttggggtgccttgtgacggactggcggcctgtcctgggtgtgtcccctccccctccagccttatgccctgtattgctgggttaggctccggctccctgcgaccctgtataggacaaacagcttcagatgatgtgtgtgggaGTTACagcaattattttataaatgcaGAATGGAATGTGCTGGAATTAAATTAAGTTGCTCCTGTACAAGAAGAAGCCCATTTTGAATACTCATGTTTTGAACTACTTTGTCCTCTTCAGCTCACCCCAGCAGCAAAGTAAATCTGAATCCCATTTGAAGTGTTAATCAATTGATCTGAAACCAGAGCAAGGTTACTATCCTTTGCTAACTGCTTAATAACTTAAACCTACTGTGGCTGAATGCTCCGAGTCCTGCCTGGAAATGGACACCTGTCCATTGACCCAGGTGTGACATTGCACATGATAGAGGGGCACGACTAATTGATTTGTATTGAAGGTAAACCAAGTGGTGTTGTTTCCCACAGACTGCTTCAGGGATGAGACtcctgtgtgtgttactgctgaTCACTGGCAGTGTGTTTGCTGCTGAGGAAGAGGAGACGATTGAAAGCATGGGCACGGTCGTGGGGATTGATCTGGGGACAACATACTCTTGGTGAGCTTATTGCTTTCTGTTTTGGGGGCAAAAGAGCAAAATGGGGCAGGATGGTCATTTGAGGTGGCTAAATGCTTACGTTTGTCTCGGATCAGGTGAGCAAGACATGGTTAGCAAGGCTAGGCCTTAACCTTGACTCGAGTCTTCATTCACGTAGTTTAATTTCTGGATTACAGTGTTGGTGTCTATAAGAACCGGCGTGTTGAAATCATCGCTAACGACCAGGGTAACCGCATCACCCCATCCTATGTGGCCTTTACTGCAAAGGGTGAGCGTCTCATAGGTGATGGTGCCAAGAACCAACTGACCTCCAATCCTGAGAACACAATATTTGACGCCAAGAGATTAATTGGTCGCACTTGGTCTGATGCTTCCGTGCAGCAGGACATCAAGTACCTTCCTTTTAAGGTAAGACCCCCTTGAGGTAAATTAACAGTAGCGTTTTCAACGTATGATGCCTAAACTGCCATGTAGAATCGCCTTGTTTCATTCTCTTAAAATTAAGTGTCTTGTCCCTTATGTGTTCTTCAGGTAACTGAGAAGAAGAGCAAGCCCCATATTCAGGTTGAAATTGGTGGTCAGATGAAGACCTTTACTCCAGAAGAGATCTCAGCCATGGTGCTGTCTAAGATGAAGGAAACTGCAGAGGCCTACCTGGGAAAGAAGGCATGTGTATGACGGCTCTACATGTGTCAGATGTGGACTTCTTGTGGAGATGTTACAATAAATGTTGGCACCTTGATAACTTTCTTCTCCTGCTTACTGTAGGTTACCCATGCTGTGATCACTGTTCCTGCTTACTTCAATGATGCCCAGCGCCAGGCCACTAAGGATGCAGGTGTCATTGCTGGACTCAAAGTGCTGAGGATCATCAATGAACCGTGCGTTTTGTTCTACTGAAAACCTGTGTACTGTTAAGATGGAAAGTAAATAACCAATGTTTTTTACCCTAAATCTTGCAGTGAATCCAGCTAGGTAAAAGACCTAAGTATATAACTTTATTCTTTTAACAAAACAATCAATTTTAACTTCATTACCATTCATTCTTATTGCCTTcccttcagaactgctgctgCTATTGCCTATGGATTTGGCAAGAAGGAAGATGAGAAGAACATCCTGGTGTTTGACCTAGGTGGTGGCACCTTTGATGTGTCTCTCCTCACCATTGACAATGGTGTGTTTGAGGTGGTGGCCACCAATGGGGACACCCATCTGGGGGGTGAGGACTTTGACCAGCGTGTCATGGAGCACTTCGTCAAGCTGTACAAGAAGAAAACAGGCAAAGATGTGCGCAGGGACAACCGTGCCGTGCAGAAGCTGCGGCGTgaggtggagaaagccaaaCGTACGCTGTCCGCCCAGCACCAGGCCCGCATTGAGATCGAGTCTTTCTTCGAGGGAAATGATTTCTCAGAGACTCTCACCCGTGCCAAGTTTGAGGACCTCAACATAGTACGTGCAGCCTAGAACATGTTAAGCTGAGGGAACATAATTGTACACGTCCAATGGACAGAAACAGTTTGTAGCttgtttatttcacattatgtAGAATACAGTGACTAATGTCAGAGTAGTAGGTGACATGGTAGGGCAGTGAGCAGCTCTGGTGTGTCACATCTCCTGGGTTCCgagtttggacatgggtttcaaactagttcagtctgtgtagagtagttatgttctccctgtattcatatgggtttccttcaggtgcttgggctttctcccacagtccaaaacatgtgtttgaggtgaattggtgactctaaattttccattgtgtgtgtgtgtgtgtgtgtgtgtgtgtgtgtgtgtgagagagattgcCCTGCCATGGACAGGCACCTGTCTAGGGTGTCACCTGCTTTGTGTCCTATGACTCCTAGGTAGGCTTTGGACCATTTGGCTAAAGACTTTGTGCACTGCACTGaagtaatgaatgtaaaattttgCATATTACTTTAGTGTGTCATACTGCAGGTCAGGTAAGCTGATAAAAAGCACTGTTCCCTCCATATAGGACCTGTTCCGCTCCACTCTGAAACCTGTGCAAAAGGTCTTGGAAGATGCTAACTTGAAGAAGTCAGAAATTGATGAGATAGTGCTGGTGGGCGGTTCCACCCGTATCCCCAAGATCCAACAGCTGGTGAAGGAGTTTTTCAATGGCAAGGAGCCCTCTAGGGGCATCAACCCAGATGAAGCTGTGGCCTACGGAGCAGCTGTGCATGCTGGTGTTCTCTCTGGACAGGAAGATATAGGTGAGTCTGGGTTCAAGGGTATTGATGTTGGAATTCTGGTGACGTAAACGATGGCCAAATTTGGCTGACTGTAAGTCCACAGTATGAAAAGGAGCTCCttcttaatattaaaatgacttctttttttaaagaagggaTCGTTCTTCTGGATGTGTGTCCCCTGACCCTTGGCATTGAGACTGTCGGGGGTGTGATGACTAAACTGATCCCAAGGAACAGTGGGGTGCCCACCAAGAAGTCCCAGGTCTTCTCTACCGCCTCTGACAAGCAACCTACTGTTACCATCAAGGTTTATGAAGGCAAGCTGCTTTTTCTTGAAAAGCGAAGAAATGAAATAAGTATCAGAGTACTTAAGCAGTAAACCTTTATGACCTGTATCAACAATCAACACTTCACATGTCCCCTTTCCTTAGGTGAGCGGCCATTGACCAAAGACAACCACTTGCTGGGCACTTTTGACCTCTCTGGAATCCCTCAGGCACCTCGAGGTGTCCCACAGATTGAAGTAACCTTTGAAATCGATACTAGTGGCATCCTTCAAGTAACAGCAGAGGACAAACGCACTGGCAACAAGAACAAGGTTACCATCACGAATGACCAGAACCGCCTGACTCCTGAGGACATCGAGCGCATGGTGAATGATGCGGAGCACTTCGCTGATGAAGACAGGAAGCTGAAGGAGCGCATTGATGCCTGGAATGAGCTGGAGAGCTACACCTACTCTATGAAAAACCAGATTGGTGATACGGAGAAGCTGAGGGGCAAGCTGTCCTGGGAAGACAAGGAAACCATTGAGAAGGCTGTGGAGGAGAAGATTGAATGGATGGAGTCACACCAGGATGCACTTGTTCAGGACTTcaaggcaaaaaagaaagagctggaggaggtggtcCAGCCAATCATCAGCAAGCTCTATGGTAGTGTAGGTGGACCACCACCAGCTGGGGGAGAAGACAAACTAAACACAAAGGATGAGTTGTAGGATCTTCACAACTCCTTCACAATTTTTCTTGATACCTCCCATAGCCATTGATGGTATTACTGAGAGGAGACTAAGTGGTGGAGTGATTGTTACAACCTTCATTGTAATAGTAAAAATATAGTTTCTCTTTGCTGCAAAGTGGAGGTTCAAATCAGCCTGGAATAAGGCTCTCCTGCTATTCtgactgtgaaatattttttgtgggCATGCAGAGTGGTTATAGTAGCTAACAAAAAGCTATATTTTATCTGCATCTTATTTTGCAGCaaagaatgtttgttttgttctgagTTGAGGCATTTATACTTTGTCTAAACCCTGATGTGTTCCTCGTACTGTCCCACAGCTAATTTATAAAACTTGTTCTCCTACTGCTGTTGCACAACTGTAGACATTAATTATAACTAAAGGTTTCTAAGTCAAAAAATTCTTAATGACATCTTACCATTCACTTTTATTCTTACTTGTGTATCTTTGTACCaagtatgtatttttacagtttttgaaaTTTATGAATGACAGATGCCATTCCACAAAATGTATGGCTCAGTCATGCCCCTCTTTGAACTTGAACCTTCAATACTGTAGTCTCTCACTTGAATACCTTTATTACACTGGTACCCAAATTTGGATAATGTGAAAACAAGTTTAAACCACtgggaataataaaaaaaacacccacaatAATCTGAATTATTTTACATACAGATTGTGGATAGTTTTTTActtaaactgtaattaaaaaatacaagttaacATCTTGTGGATAAGCAAGCACAGaagtgtttaatttaaaaacttaaaaaaaaaaaaacagaacctgacactcaaaaaaaaaaaagactactatGTTAGCAAAGTAACAACACAGTCATTGTGGATTACGCCCTGTGTATCCATACCACCAAACACAAAGCAAAGGTTCACGGTCCCTGGTTCAGCAGCGTGAGACTGGCTCCCTTCCTCGCTCTCAGCCCTCGTACGCCACGGCACTAAACACATGCAGTGGTCCAGTCGATTGGGGGGCAGATCACCCTCGAACTTCACTAGAGTCCAGCACTGTTGGTCTGctcaaacaaaagaaatgttacCACATGCTAAAAATCAGAGTGGCCCTAATAATTGCATTCTCTGACGACAATAAGTGATGTGTTATCCAGAATTCATGCATGTTTTGATAATACGGTACAGAGTTTTCTTtatgctgtcaaaaaaaaaataaatgttttgactaCCATGGACTTCATAAATGAGAGACAGTATTCAAATGAATGTTGAATATTTAAGTTTGAAGAGTAGTATTTTGCCACCTCACAATGTTTGCCTCACCAGTTTGGAATCTGTACATGGAGTTCACTGCCCCTTCTGCAGTCATGCCCCCAAATATGTAGATGTTCTTTCCAGAGGCCAGTGCCGAGTGGGCAGCCATGCCTGGCGGGACGTCTCCTTTCGCTCGAATCCGCTCCCACGTCATAGTCACTGAAGAATAATTACCAGTCATACACTGTCTGTGAACTTCAGTTCACACTACCTGTATTTCAGCTTATGTAACAAGGACTGTGTGGAACAGTGGTGGAGCCCACTCCAAATCTTAAGAATATTTATCTACCCATTTAATCCACACCATTGCCCGATCTCTCTAACCACTGCAGTGTGTTAAGTGCAATAAAAAGACGCCAAAATTTATCGAGGTAGCTCGAAGCACAAATAAACCTGACCTGAAATACCCGGGAGTGAATTATGTTTCTGTGATCCAGCCCTATGGTATGTGATGTGTGGcttaaatgcaaattaatgcaAGTCAAGCAAAACTGTGTCAGGTGTTGAAAACAACCTGACTACAAGAAGTGACGGGGCACGTTGTCTAGCAAGATTTACCGGTGTCCAGGCAGAACATGTCACTGT encodes the following:
- the LOC108927206 gene encoding endoplasmic reticulum chaperone BiP-like — encoded protein: MSFMKTASGMRLLCVLLLITGSVFAAEEEETIESMGTVVGIDLGTTYSCVGVYKNRRVEIIANDQGNRITPSYVAFTAKGERLIGDGAKNQLTSNPENTIFDAKRLIGRTWSDASVQQDIKYLPFKVTEKKSKPHIQVEIGGQMKTFTPEEISAMVLSKMKETAEAYLGKKVTHAVITVPAYFNDAQRQATKDAGVIAGLKVLRIINEPTAAAIAYGFGKKEDEKNILVFDLGGGTFDVSLLTIDNGVFEVVATNGDTHLGGEDFDQRVMEHFVKLYKKKTGKDVRRDNRAVQKLRREVEKAKRTLSAQHQARIEIESFFEGNDFSETLTRAKFEDLNIDLFRSTLKPVQKVLEDANLKKSEIDEIVLVGGSTRIPKIQQLVKEFFNGKEPSRGINPDEAVAYGAAVHAGVLSGQEDIEGIVLLDVCPLTLGIETVGGVMTKLIPRNSGVPTKKSQVFSTASDKQPTVTIKVYEGERPLTKDNHLLGTFDLSGIPQAPRGVPQIEVTFEIDTSGILQVTAEDKRTGNKNKVTITNDQNRLTPEDIERMVNDAEHFADEDRKLKERIDAWNELESYTYSMKNQIGDTEKLRGKLSWEDKETIEKAVEEKIEWMESHQDALVQDFKAKKKELEEVVQPIISKLYGSVGGPPPAGGEDKLNTKDEL